gctccagaatatttatttggaGAAGAGACTCTAAGCGAGACCACTTCCCctttgccatcctggcaccccaaacaactccccatcccgccagactcaCGTCCatggtaacaatctcccaggatggtctcaggaaggatgtccccatggacaggtaCTCTGGGCGGATCCAGGACATGaagtctatgatcgtgcccaagaACTCCATCCTGGTACTGgaaaccagagaactcttctcgagattgatcttccaaccatgagattgaaataactgcagcaggaccctggtgtgggccTCTGCCAGATGGAATGATGGCAcctgaccaggatgtcatccaggtagggcaccATTGTGATTCcctgggatctggctactgctagaagggcccccaggaccttcctaaagactctcggggccatccccagaccgaaggggagagccacgaactggaaatgctgatccagaaaagcaaatctgtggaacctgaaatggtccctgtgaattggaacatgaaggtatgcatccttcaagtctatagaggtcattagctgcccctcttgaactaggggaagaacggatctgatcgtttccattttgaacaatggaacggacaggaacttgtttaaacaattgaggtccagaatcgggtggaacgtgccctcATTCTTTGGGACCATGTTCCAGGCTTGGGCAGGCTTCTAGGCACCCTTTGGTTGGTCCGCTTTCACTGTGGGCTATTGGCTTTGCGCCTTATTCCCATGAAAGGGATGGAAATTAGAACCCTTAAGTtttgccttcttatcctggggaaggaaggcacACTTGCCttctgtaaccgtggatatgatagagtccagacctggaccgaacaggatcttaaccttaaaaggcaaagacagcagcctcgtcttagaggtcatgtccgccgaccatgattttagccacagagccttaCATGCTAGAACtgaaaaacctgataccttagcattaAGAAGGATAATTTGcatattagtttcacaaatgaaGGAATTGGCCACTTTAGGGCCTTAATATTCTCCTGCACCTCCTCGAAAtagggttcaccctcaatcatatcaaataaaGCATTGAACCAATATGACCCAGCTCCAGCAACCACGGCTACcgctgctgccggctgaaaaacaaacccagtgtgctgaaacatctttcgcaacatgttttccagcttcttatccaaaggctccttgaacgaagaactatcctctaaaggaatcgttgtgcacttagcgagcatggagatggccccatccaccttgggaatggtcccccaaaACACTAGCTGGGCCTCTGggatggggaaaagctttttaaagttAGAAGAAGGGGGCGAGGAACAACCTAatctctcccactcattcttaataatgttcaccatcttgacAGAATTCAGGAAGGTctggggaaccaccctgtcctcgtaaaccccaACTTAGTATTAGAGGGCTCCTATAGAAGTTTGGGTTCCAGAACCTCCAAAGTAGCCAgcacctgctttaaaaaaaaaacccacaagttcgccatttaaaaccaaaaaccGGGTTCCTCCACTGTTGGAGATTTAGATGACACAAACTCTGACCCCAAAAGGGCATCTTCCGATGCGTCGGATTGGGCCTCCTCATTGTACCCCCCTCTAGGGTGTCCGACAGATACAACTCTTGGGACGGGCCACTATGAAAAGCTCTATGCTTGCGCTTTGCAGAATGCGacaaagcatggatcaccttagtGACTGCCGCTCCAAGCTGGTCCGCAAAGTCCGGCGGCCAAGCAATTTCCCCTGAAGGGGTAacagttggaccctggggcgctgcatgtggtaTAGGGGACCCAATGGGGAAAGCATCTTGCAGGACAAAGACCCCTCAGTAatgctagacattctcttatgtttggaagtcgtagccttctcaaggcatgtggaacacagttgcgcaggctggtctaccaaaacctcacaataaactataataaaattatttaatccctaatctgccgacggacatcgccgccacctacattatacctatgaacccctaatctgctacccctaacatccctgacacctacattatatttattaaccctaatctgcccccccaatgtcgccgccacctacctacacttattaacccctcatctgccgactggacatcgtcgccactataataaatgtattaacccctaaaccgccacaatcctgcctcgcaaacactataatacattttattaacccctaatctgccccccctacgtcgccaccacttacctacaattattaacccctaatctcccgcccccaacgtcgctgctactataataaagttattaacgcctaaacctaagtctaaccctaacacccccctaagttaaatctatttttaataaatataaattaaatttctaaaattaaataaattattcctatttaaaactaaatacttacttataaaataaaccctaatgtagctacaatataactaatagttacatggtagctattttaggatttatatttattttacaggcaactttgtatttattttaactaggtacaatagctaataaataattaatacctatttaatagctacctagttaaaataattacaaaattacctgtaaaataaatcctaacctaagttacaagtacacctaacactacactatcaataaattaattaaataaattaactacaattatctaacataaaatacaattaaataaactaaactatattacaaaaaaacaaacactaaattacaaaaaataaaaaaaatattacaagaattttaaactaattacacctaatctaagccccctaataaaataaaaaagccccacaaaataataaaatcccctatcctaaactaaattacaaagtaatcagctcttttaccagcccttaaaagggctttttgcagggcattgccccaaagtaatcagctcttttacctgtaaaaaaacccaattacaataccccccaaatcggaattagagggacgccatcttggatgatgtcatttaaaggaaccgtcattcattgggtagtcgtcggccgaggaggatgttccgcgccggaggttttcaagatggagccgctcatcaccgaaaggatgaaaatagaatatgccgcttggatgaagacttctgctggatggaggacctcttctgccccgactggatgaagacttctgccggtccggatgccctcttctgcccaATCGGATGAACACATCTGGACGGagcggatgaccacttgtgcctggctgggtgaacacggctcaaggtagggtgatcttcaatggggtagtgttaggttttttaaggggggatcgggtgggttttagagtaggggtgtgtgtgtgtggtgggttgtaatgttgggggggtattgtatttgtttatttaacaggtaaaatagctgattactttggggcaaagcctcggaaaaagcccttttaagggctggtaaaagagctgattactttgtaatttagtttaggatagggaattttattattttggggggcatttttattttactagggggcttagattaggtgtaattagtttaaaattcttgtaatatttttttattttttgtaatttagtgtttgtttgtttttgtaatatagtttagtttatttaattgtattttatgttagataattgtagttaatttatttaattaatttattgatagtgtagtgttaggtgtatttgtaacttaggttaggatttattttacaggtaattttgtaattattttaactaggtagctattaaacagttattaactatttaatagctattgtacctagttaaaataaatacaaagttgcctgtaaaataaatataattcctaaaatagctaccatgtaactataagttatattgtagctatattagggtttattttataggtaagtatttagttttaaataggaataatttattattacctagtgttaggtgtatttgtaacttaggttaggatttattttacaggtaattttgtaattattttaactaggtagctattaaacagttattaactatttaatagctattgtacctagttaaaataaatacaaagttgcctctaaaataaatataattcctaaaatagttaccatgtaactataagttatattgtagctatattagggtttattttataggtaagtatttagttttaaataggaataatttatttatttttagaaatttaatttagatgtattaaaaatagatttaacttaggggggtgttagggttagggttagactgaggattaggggttaatatctttattatagtagcggcgacgttgggggtgggagattaggggttaataattgtaggtaggtggcagcgacgttgggggtgcagattagtggttaataatatgtattatagtgtttacgaggtgggagtgtggcggtttaggggttaatacatttattatagtggcggcgatgtccggtcggcagattaggggttaataagtgtaggtaggtggcggcgacgttgtggggggcagattaggggttaataaatataatatagatgtcggtgatgttaggggcagcagattaggggttcatagggataatgtaggtggcggcggtgtccggagcggcagattaggggtaaatagtataatgcaggtggcgacgatgttgggggcggcagtttagaggttaataagtgtaagattaggggtgtttagactcggggttcatgttagggtgttaggtgtagacttagaaagtattttcccataggaaacaatggggctgcgttaggagatgaacgctgcttttttgcaggtgttttttttcagccagctcagccccattgtttcctatggggaaattgtgcacgagcacgttttgccagcttaccgctaccgtaagcaacgctggtattacaggtagaagtggagctaaatttgctcaacgctcacttttctgaggctaacgcagccattcagaaaagttgtaataccagcgctgtttaaagtAAGCactgaaaaaaaaggcttgttagccccgcaagtttttactgacaaaacttgtaatctaggcgatagtttttctaTAGAGAATGCTACATATTACTATTTTGTATTATAGGCGGTGGCTCcagctattttaaatgataaaataaagataaaataactaTTTATATACAATTACAATTTGATGCACTCCAGCTGTAAAACAGATAATTGGAAAAACATTAAAGTGTAGACAAATTTACAATACAATGTTCCTTGAAACACCTTGCATTTGTGAACATCTTAAATTTTGACCTAAGATGTAAAATGATGTGTCCTTGTGTTATGTGTTATTTACTATtctttcagtttttatttttaatgattttccATTATATTTACAGGTTAATACTAGTATGGAAAAATATTGGACCCATGTACTTGCAGATGGCTGCAGGCTGGCACTGATTTGGAAATATGGCGGCATGTACTTTGACACTGACATTGTCTCAATTCAACCAATTCCAGTTGTCAATTTTTTGGCAGCTGAATCCTCTAAGTATTCAAGTAATGGAGCTCTTGGCTTTTCTCCACATCATGAATTCATCTGGAAATGCATGGAAGACTTTGTCCGTAACTATAAGGGAGAGGTGTGGGGACAGCAAGGACCTTTATTATTAACAAGAATTCTAGAACAGATTTGTTTACAGCATAGCTTTATGGCTTTAGAGGATATTATGTGTGGAAACATCACTTTCATGAATCCTGTCAGATTCTATTCTGTATCTGGTAATAATTGGAGGACTTTTTATGAAGTTTGGAAGCCAGTGCCAATATTTAACAACTCTTATGGCTCACATTTTTGGAACTACATGAATCATGAGAAAGCAGCAAAGGTTGTGATTCCTGGAAGTAACACTTTAGCAGAATATCTTTACAAACAGTATTGTCCAGACAACTATGAAGttcttaaaatgaaaaataaaaataacgtgTAATTATTTGTAAGGGGTAAATGATCTCTcattgtaactgtattttgtaatgtatttttgatgtgttttgtgacatttattAGTTTAGAGAAAACATCCACAGCTCTGAcaacacggtaatcattctaacataaattgcaattgtgctcacGAAATCAAGTTTGGGCTCTACTCGTAAAACAagcataatctggccctaaatatgatTAATAGATGATAATCAAATGACATTCCAGACTCTTTTAtcattgatttaaaaaatataagaGATATGAAAGTGCTTTTGAAAGTGCTTATGAACGGATTATAAATTTATACTTAAAGAAAAACAGAATGCACCTTGgttaactatatattttaaagtatattttatgTTAAAGATAAGGTAGTTTGAGCAAATATATGATATTGAGAAAATGTTTCCTTCCCTAAGCATTACTAGCTCAATAGTCTTAATTATAACACATCATTTTATAGCTTTTACAGCATGAATTACAGtgttgtaactttactttgtacatGAGCTTTCAGTGtggggggggagtggaaataggttTTTGCTGTTTATATACAAATGTAAACACTCGATTCAAAGTTTTGATGCCAATGAACCATCATATTTTAAGTGATGCACAGTTCatgtgtacattaaagggacaataaactcaaaatGAAACTGACATGATTTCAACAGAGcatggtattaaaaaaaaaccatttttttaaatttttgttttgtatctattatctaatttgctctactctcttacacctagattacgagttttgcattaacaggggtgtggtgctaacaagcagtttaagctcacagctcacttgcagacaacgctggtattacaggtatttagaaacccggcgttagccgcaaaaaagtgagtgaagagcaaaattttgctccgcatctcacctaaataccagcgctgcttatggtagcggtgagctggataatcgtgcttgtgcacgatttccccataagaatcaatgggggagagctggctgaaaaaaacctaatactttgTTGGTCGCACTCAGACACTCTACGATTGCATTGCACTCATGCAGGTAATACTTCAAATTATATAACTTGTAGTTCAGATGCAGGTGATACTCCAAACTGTGTAACAGTATAAGTGCAAATATGCTCATGTGTGATCCACTGTTAAATAGAGAGCATTAAACTCCTGACTTAAGGTATAAATAGTATGGACAGTAAAAAAACAGTATCTAAGCATATAAAGATTACCTGGTGTCCGTTGTGTGTCCCTTCATGGGTAATAAGAAAATACCTTATGTCCGTTGTGTGTCTCTCCGTGGATGATGAGGCTCCTTGTGTTCGGAAATAGAGACACTCCTCAGTCTCTTGTGAGAAAAGCTTGAATACTGATAAGAAGATCCGttacaaggaaaaaacaaacagccgcaaatattgcaaataaaggccgactttgttgaaagtcaaggtgaagcccaggtacatacaagctcgggagggagcacaaaaaaTGAAACGTCCGacacgtttcctgcccggaggcacttcgtcagggacttacggCCTTTATTTGCAATATTTGcggctgtttgttttttccttgtaaCGGATCTTCTTATCagtatgaaaaaaacctaacacctgcaataaagcagtgtaaagctcctaacgcagccccattgattcctatggggaaatactttttatgtctacacctaacaccctaacatgaaccccaagtctaaacacccctaatcttacacttattaacccctaatctgccgcccccaacatcgctgacacctgcattatattattaacccttaatctgccgctccgtacaccgccgcaacctacattatacttatgaacccctaatctgctgcccccaacattggcgaaccctacattatatttattaacccctaatctgccacccccaatgtcaccgcaacctaagtacatttattaacccctaatctgcagcccacaatgtcgccaccactattataaagttattaactcctaaacctaagtctaaccctaaccccccctaacttaaatataattaaaataaatctaaataaaattaatacaattcactaaataattcctatttaaaacttaatacttacctgtaaaataaaccctaagctagctacaatataactaatagttaacacTCATATTGTAATGGGACATTGCAAGTAAGTCTGTGAATATGTCTGGCACAAGGTTACAACTCCACTATACAGTCAGAGAAATTATCCCACTCCAGTTCTACATACGTAGCAATAATAAAGAAGGCAAATCTTCCTCCCCTGTTGTTACACGCTCAGAGTCAGAATCAAATATTTAATAAGGCCCCAGCATGTGAACCTGGCAGGAGACCTCACCTAGCCCACTTCAACTTTCAGGCTATCAGAAGGACAGCAGGAGCTCTGCCGTGATGGCGAATCAAATTTCCAGCTGGATAATGATGTTGAGGTCCCATTGTATATCTCACGCACAGCAGCTCCCATAATAATGTTCCATGGTAGAGAGTCCAGCATCTCGGCTGGGATAACCGCTCTCAAGGAAAAAAAGCTGCAGTCCACTGTGATCGAATCGCTCTGTTAGGTGAGTATGTTCCGGATTGCCAGTCATCATGTAAGAGGCCTCAGTTAGCAGAAATTTCTTCTCTGTCTGGTTAGTTTTCCTTTCTTTGTGGTCTATCCATAAGCTTAACAGCATTGTAGGCTCTTCTTTGCCTGGGATGTCCATGGAAGTCACAAGGGTTGGCATATTAATTTTAGCAGTAGTGTGTACCGAAAGTTGCACCATGGGCGAGGGGGTTGCCCCCATCTCACCCCCCCATCTATGCTGAGATCAAGTCTGTAATCATGATCTTCTAGGCGAAAGTCAACAGGTAGCCGCTGATTCCCACATGCCGTTCAAGTTTAGTGGATTTTGCAGAATAACTTCAATAACCGGCAGATTAGAAATTTCTTGCTGAGAGACATAGATATTGCGACTTTCCAGAGTCGCTGCCTAGACACACAccccaattgtttttatttttgataatttcatttatttacttttgtaatcttagtgttttttatttttcgtgattttagtgttaaattttttttttggtaaacttacgcctagatttagagttctgcgttagccgtcaaaaccagcgttaaagggtcctaacgctgttttttaccgcccgctggtatttagagtcagtcaggaaagggtctaacgctcactttccagccgcgacttttcaataccgcagatctccttacgccaattgcatatcctatcttttcaatgggatcttcctaacgctgatatttagagtcttggctgaagtgtgcgttagaactctaacgacaaaactccagccgcagaaaaaagtcaggagttaagagtagtgatgcgaatgcgaacttccgcaactgttcgcgaatgggcgaaccgggcgaaccgccatagacttcaataggcaggcaaattttaaaacccacagggactctttctggccacaatagtgatggaaaagttgtttcaagggtactaacacctgtacTGTGGCATGCCGCAGggcgatccatggcaaaactcccatggaaaattacatagttgatgcagggtctggttttaatccataaagggcataaatcacctaacattcctaaattgtttggaataacgtgctttaaaacatcaggtatgatgtatcgatcaggtagtgtaagggttacgcacgcttcacagtgacagatcaaactccccgtttaaagggacagtctacacccgaatttttattgttttaaaagatagataatccctttattacccatttcccagttttgcataactaacacatttataataatatacttttaacctctgtgattatcctgtatctaagcctctgcaaactgccccttttttcagttcttttgacagacttgcagtctagccaatcagtgcctgctcccagataacttcttgtgcacaagcacagtgttatctatatgaaatgcgtgaactaacaccctctagtggtgaaaaactgttcaaatgcaatctgaaagtggtgggcttcaaggtctaagaaattagcatatgaacctcctcggttaagctttcaactaagaataccaagagaacaaagcaaaattggtgatacaattaaattggaaaattgtttaaaattacatgctctatctgaataatgaaagtttattttggcctagactgtccctttaacccaccgcaaacaaccgcaaacagtccatatgcacaactgcaaactccccattttttttaaatctacactactgttacaccagatatgagttgcacttgggtgacactgtgccctggcaggcaggcaggaactgaaacgcacacgtgtgaaggaaactgactgatattatttaacacagtcaaaaaagtgttgtttttttaaatctacactactgttacacca
This genomic stretch from Bombina bombina isolate aBomBom1 chromosome 4, aBomBom1.pri, whole genome shotgun sequence harbors:
- the LOC128656087 gene encoding alpha-1,4-N-acetylglucosaminyltransferase-like, whose product is MLNSLKIPALLILLLLFAIIYYLFYQQNNILGIYFRYPGNKSYNLNNIKNQADDNIFQETTASLGISPTNYKNILSQGNVIIFLETTNKLEPAHLVLCAVESAARVYPNRSVILFMKGLSTLKSEDENSLRNRFPTLSSFNNVYIFPLLTEEVFKDTPLLPWYLKVNTSMEKYWTHVLADGCRLALIWKYGGMYFDTDIVSIQPIPVVNFLAAESSKYSSNGALGFSPHHEFIWKCMEDFVRNYKGEVWGQQGPLLLTRILEQICLQHSFMALEDIMCGNITFMNPVRFYSVSGNNWRTFYEVWKPVPIFNNSYGSHFWNYMNHEKAAKVVIPGSNTLAEYLYKQYCPDNYEVLKMKNKNNV